In the genome of Polaribacter sp. MED152, one region contains:
- a CDS encoding response regulator, translated as MEKNLKILLVEDNLIEIMKMKRTISLLKLNHTLHEAKNGEEALKFLEDKSNIPDLILLDLNMPKISGIEFLKIIKANEELLHIPTVILTTSSNQSDLIECYKTGMSGYVLKPLKYEDYVKKIEKVLAYWSVNELRKV; from the coding sequence TTGGAAAAAAACCTTAAAATATTACTTGTAGAAGATAATTTAATCGAAATAATGAAAATGAAAAGAACCATTTCATTATTAAAATTAAACCATACGCTTCATGAGGCAAAGAATGGAGAGGAAGCTCTAAAATTTTTAGAAGATAAATCAAACATACCAGATTTAATTTTATTAGATCTTAACATGCCTAAAATTAGCGGAATTGAATTTTTGAAAATCATTAAAGCTAATGAGGAATTGTTACATATTCCTACAGTAATATTAACTACTTCTAGTAATCAATCAGACCTAATTGAATGTTACAAAACAGGGATGTCTGGTTATGTATTAAAGCCACTTAAATATGAGGATTATGTCAAAAAAATTGAAAAAGTTTTGGCATATTGGAGCGTGAATGAATTAAGAAAAGTATAA
- a CDS encoding DUF6495 family protein: MKYRQLTKEQFESLHKEFAQFLATQSIDVKEWQDIKTNKPKVAEEEMNIFSDLVWDDVLTKVNYVEHFSKTSANLFKCEDEQIHRIAIKVNWDINLLEQKGFEWLMQNPMDNSVEIFKGSKSYNGERNLEIFDLIEKGSSISKGEIYDYINSLVS, from the coding sequence ATGAAATATAGACAACTTACCAAAGAACAATTTGAAAGTTTGCATAAAGAGTTTGCTCAGTTTTTAGCAACACAAAGTATAGACGTAAAAGAATGGCAAGATATTAAGACCAATAAACCTAAGGTAGCAGAAGAAGAAATGAATATTTTTTCGGATTTGGTTTGGGATGATGTTTTAACAAAAGTAAACTATGTAGAACATTTTTCTAAAACTTCTGCAAACTTGTTTAAATGTGAAGATGAACAAATTCACAGAATTGCTATTAAAGTCAATTGGGATATTAATTTATTAGAGCAAAAAGGTTTTGAATGGCTCATGCAAAACCCTATGGACAATTCTGTAGAAATTTTTAAAGGAAGTAAATCTTACAATGGTGAAAGAAATTTAGAAATCTTTGATTTAATAGAAAAAGGTAGTTCAATTTCTAAAGGAGAGATTTACGATTATATAAATAGTTTAGTCTCTTAA
- a CDS encoding TonB-dependent receptor, translating to MNKKLFFTTLFLMLNVVLFAQVTTSKIKGTVTDETGEALFGATISVLHVPTGTLRGTTAQDNGRYTVLNLRVGGPYKITFSYLGFKEQVVNDVYLTLGKTTNIDAKLVEEGESLDEIVISSAKNKIFNNDRTGAQTSVTATQLKVLPTISRSASDFTRLEPTASNGSFGGRNDQFNNFSLDGSIFNNPFGLDAATPGGQTNAQPISLDAIEQISVSVAPYDVTQSGFTGASVDAVTKSGTNEFRGTVYGFYRNEDLTGGKINGQDVFKPSLTQNQYGVSIGGPIIKNKLFFFANFEKDEVTELGSSFVPNTGSGALNESRVLESDLQLVSSILSQVNIGNGQTYNPGAYEGFTYDANSTKGLFKLDWNINENHRLAFVYNFLIASKEKPAHPTALGFRGPNATTLQFENAGYQINNNINSFLVELNSTFNDETSNKLQVGYTHFDDFRTPLSTPAPSITLLNGGSNYIIAGHEPFSINNKLDQKVLQITNNMSFFKGDHTYTVGFSFEKFMFDNSFNLGAFGAQGVFFPSGDIADFRNTVGNPTAEAALVANYQAQFDAAIAANNSRLANGTGNPGGFALAETNVGQLAFYVQDEWNASDDLKITYGVRFDKPLFFDTTQKAQDVIDNACCFAPDIPYYNPNTQQEVTLDNRKMPTDKWLFSPRLGFNWDANGEGKLQLRGGTGIFTGRLPFVWIGNQIANPEAFFYQAVDPDFQFPQVWRTNIGVDYKLESNYVISTDLSYSKDINGAHVQNWGLRNPTGNLSGADNRAYYLDSDKGNNGYVFTNSNKGRTYNFTTKVEKTFDNGLYTNIAYSYLNSKDVNSIEAEITGDAFAFNPVVGNANNDVLAYSKYGDTHRIIGVASKKFNFFGEKAPTTFTTFFEYAKGGRFNYTYGGDINNDGSSVNDLLYVPTASELNSMQFTGAGQAAAFESYIQQDDYLSERRGQYVERYGALAPWRGRWDLKVLQDFNFNVADGKENTIQISLDILNLGNLINSDWGVVQQPRNVQPLGVSVDANTLQPTYTFDETLTDTFAFDSSLQSRWQAQIGLRYIF from the coding sequence ATGAACAAAAAATTATTTTTCACAACATTATTTTTAATGTTAAATGTTGTTCTGTTTGCACAGGTTACAACATCTAAAATTAAAGGTACTGTTACAGACGAAACAGGAGAAGCACTTTTTGGGGCTACAATTTCTGTTTTACATGTTCCAACAGGTACGTTAAGAGGAACAACTGCTCAAGATAATGGTAGGTATACCGTTTTAAACTTAAGAGTTGGAGGACCGTATAAAATTACTTTTAGTTATTTAGGTTTTAAAGAACAAGTAGTTAATGATGTTTATTTAACCTTAGGTAAAACAACAAACATTGATGCAAAATTAGTAGAAGAAGGAGAATCTTTAGACGAGATTGTTATTTCCTCTGCAAAAAATAAAATTTTTAATAATGATAGAACTGGAGCACAAACAAGTGTAACAGCTACTCAATTAAAAGTTTTGCCTACAATTTCTAGATCAGCATCAGATTTTACTAGGTTAGAGCCTACAGCAAGTAATGGTTCTTTTGGGGGTAGAAACGATCAGTTTAACAACTTTTCTTTAGACGGTTCTATTTTTAATAATCCTTTTGGATTAGATGCTGCAACACCAGGAGGACAAACGAACGCTCAGCCAATTTCTTTAGATGCAATTGAACAAATTTCTGTTTCTGTAGCACCTTATGATGTTACTCAATCAGGATTTACAGGAGCTTCTGTAGATGCAGTTACAAAAAGTGGTACAAATGAGTTTCGTGGAACTGTTTATGGTTTTTACAGAAACGAAGATTTAACAGGAGGTAAAATCAATGGTCAAGATGTTTTCAAACCAAGTTTAACTCAAAATCAGTATGGAGTTAGTATTGGAGGGCCAATTATTAAAAATAAATTATTCTTTTTTGCCAATTTTGAGAAAGATGAAGTTACTGAATTAGGTTCTTCATTTGTACCAAATACAGGTTCTGGAGCACTAAACGAGTCTAGAGTTTTAGAATCTGACTTACAATTAGTAAGTAGTATTTTAAGCCAGGTTAATATTGGAAATGGCCAAACATATAACCCAGGGGCTTATGAAGGGTTTACTTACGATGCAAATTCAACGAAAGGTTTATTTAAGTTAGATTGGAATATTAATGAAAATCATAGATTAGCCTTTGTATACAATTTTTTAATAGCATCTAAAGAAAAACCAGCACACCCAACAGCATTAGGTTTTAGAGGGCCAAATGCAACTACGTTACAATTTGAGAATGCAGGTTATCAAATAAATAATAATATCAATTCATTCTTAGTAGAATTAAATTCAACTTTTAATGATGAAACTTCTAACAAACTTCAAGTTGGGTATACTCATTTTGATGATTTTAGAACGCCATTATCTACTCCAGCACCATCAATTACTTTATTAAATGGAGGTTCTAATTACATCATTGCTGGGCATGAACCATTTTCTATTAATAACAAGTTAGATCAAAAAGTATTACAAATTACAAATAACATGAGCTTTTTTAAAGGAGATCATACTTATACAGTTGGTTTTTCTTTTGAGAAATTTATGTTTGATAACTCTTTTAACTTAGGTGCTTTTGGTGCTCAAGGTGTATTTTTCCCTTCAGGAGATATTGCAGACTTTAGAAACACAGTGGGTAACCCAACAGCAGAAGCTGCTTTAGTAGCAAACTATCAAGCACAATTTGATGCTGCAATTGCTGCAAACAATTCAAGATTAGCAAATGGTACAGGAAATCCTGGTGGTTTTGCATTAGCAGAAACTAATGTAGGTCAATTGGCTTTTTATGTGCAGGACGAATGGAATGCAAGTGATGATTTAAAAATTACTTACGGAGTACGTTTTGACAAACCTTTATTCTTTGATACAACTCAGAAAGCGCAAGATGTTATAGATAATGCATGTTGTTTTGCTCCTGATATTCCTTATTACAATCCAAATACACAACAAGAAGTTACTTTAGATAACAGAAAAATGCCAACAGACAAGTGGTTATTTTCTCCAAGATTAGGGTTTAACTGGGATGCTAATGGAGAAGGAAAATTACAATTAAGAGGAGGAACAGGTATCTTTACAGGTAGATTGCCTTTTGTTTGGATTGGAAACCAAATTGCAAATCCAGAGGCTTTCTTTTATCAAGCAGTTGATCCAGATTTTCAATTTCCACAAGTTTGGAGAACCAACATTGGTGTAGATTATAAATTAGAAAGCAACTATGTAATCTCTACAGATTTATCTTACAGTAAAGATATCAATGGTGCACATGTACAAAACTGGGGATTAAGAAATCCTACAGGAAACTTATCTGGTGCAGATAATAGAGCATATTATTTAGACTCAGATAAAGGTAACAATGGTTATGTATTTACAAACTCAAATAAAGGTAGAACTTACAACTTTACTACTAAAGTAGAAAAGACGTTTGACAACGGTTTGTATACAAACATTGCATATAGTTACTTAAACTCAAAAGATGTAAACTCAATTGAAGCTGAAATTACAGGAGATGCATTCGCATTTAATCCAGTTGTAGGAAATGCTAACAACGATGTTTTAGCGTACTCTAAATATGGAGATACACATAGAATTATTGGTGTTGCTTCTAAGAAGTTCAACTTTTTTGGAGAAAAAGCTCCAACAACTTTTACTACATTCTTTGAATATGCTAAAGGAGGTAGATTTAATTATACTTATGGAGGAGACATCAATAACGATGGTTCTTCTGTAAATGATTTATTATATGTACCAACAGCATCAGAATTAAATTCAATGCAGTTTACAGGTGCAGGACAAGCTGCTGCATTTGAATCTTACATTCAGCAAGATGATTATTTAAGTGAAAGAAGAGGGCAGTATGTAGAAAGATATGGTGCTTTAGCTCCATGGAGAGGTCGTTGGGATTTAAAAGTATTACAAGACTTTAACTTTAATGTTGCAGATGGTAAAGAAAATACTATTCAAATAAGTTTAGATATTTTAAACCTTGGTAACTTAATTAATTCAGATTGGGGTGTTGTTCAACAACCAAGAAATGTACAACCATTAGGAGTTTCTGTTGATGCTAATACATTGCAACCAACTTATACTTTTGATGAAACGTTAACAGACACGTTTGCTTTTGATAGTAGTTTACAATCTAGATGGCAAGCACAAATTGGTTTACGTTATATTTTCTAA
- the rplI gene encoding 50S ribosomal protein L9 — protein MELILRQDVENLGFKDDIVDVKNGYGRNFLIPTGQAVLATTSAKKVLAENLKQRAYKEAKLIEDANKVAETIKGYDIKIASKTGSGDKLFGSVNNIDLAAALAKEGTEIDKKFIKVVGGSVKRLGVYEASVRLHREVVADINFEVVSE, from the coding sequence ATGGAATTGATTTTAAGACAAGACGTAGAAAATTTAGGATTTAAAGATGACATCGTAGACGTGAAAAACGGTTATGGTAGAAACTTTTTAATCCCTACAGGACAAGCAGTTTTAGCTACTACATCTGCAAAGAAAGTTTTAGCAGAGAATTTAAAACAACGTGCTTATAAAGAAGCTAAATTAATTGAAGATGCAAACAAAGTTGCAGAAACAATTAAAGGATATGATATTAAAATTGCATCTAAAACTGGTTCAGGAGACAAATTATTTGGTTCTGTAAACAACATAGATTTAGCTGCAGCTTTAGCAAAAGAAGGAACAGAAATCGACAAGAAATTTATTAAAGTTGTTGGTGGTTCTGTAAAAAGATTAGGAGTTTATGAAGCATCTGTTAGATTACATAGAGAGGTAGTTGCAGATATTAATTTTGAAGTAGTTTCAGAATAG
- the rpsR gene encoding 30S ribosomal protein S18, translating to MASIEQQAKGGKSADVRYLTPLDIETKKEAKYCRFKKKGIKYIDYKDADFLMYLVNEQGKILPRRLTGTSLKYQRKVAQAIKRARHLALMPYVGDMLK from the coding sequence ATGGCATCAATAGAACAACAAGCAAAAGGTGGTAAATCTGCAGATGTAAGATATTTAACACCATTAGACATTGAAACTAAAAAAGAAGCTAAATACTGTAGATTTAAGAAAAAAGGTATTAAGTATATCGATTATAAAGATGCAGACTTCTTAATGTATTTAGTAAACGAGCAAGGTAAAATCTTACCTAGACGTTTAACAGGAACTTCATTAAAGTATCAACGTAAAGTTGCGCAAGCAATTAAAAGAGCGCGTCATTTAGCGTTAATGCCTTACGTTGGAGATATGTTAAAATAA
- the rpsF gene encoding 30S ribosomal protein S6, with translation MNHYETVFILNPVLSDTQIKETVQKFNDYLVSKGAEMISKEDWGLKKLAYPIQKKKSGFYHLFEFKIAGEEITAFELEFRRDDSVMRYLTVRLDKHAAAWAEKRRERVKSTKK, from the coding sequence ATGAATCATTACGAAACTGTTTTCATTTTGAATCCCGTTTTATCTGATACTCAGATAAAGGAAACAGTACAAAAGTTTAATGACTATTTGGTTTCTAAAGGTGCCGAAATGATTTCTAAAGAAGATTGGGGCTTAAAAAAATTAGCTTACCCAATTCAAAAAAAGAAAAGTGGTTTTTATCACTTATTTGAATTTAAAATTGCAGGAGAAGAAATTACTGCTTTTGAATTAGAGTTTAGAAGAGACGATAGCGTTATGCGTTATTTAACTGTAAGACTAGACAAACATGCAGCTGCATGGGCAGAGAAAAGAAGAGAACGTGTTAAATCTACTAAAAAATAA
- a CDS encoding sterol desaturase family protein yields MQIPEIPDLIHYAIPFFVATVILEIVLTIKVKMQEYEYKDAGTSIIMGLGNVFIGLFTKALVLSLFYFFYQFRVFTIPFALWSWVVLLFAEDFCYYWFHRISHESRFFWASHVVHHSSKEYNLSTALRQTWSGSFFSFIFWIPLVVIGFHPIMVLVQMSVSLIYQYWIHTKLIDKMPRWFEAIFNTPSHHRVHHATNAQYLDRNHAGIFIIWDKLFNTYEPEVEEPVYGLVANIDTYNPIKVAFLEWYQMFKDAFTTKTSLRNRLNYFIKPPGWKHDGSSILSSDLRKSWEEKRDK; encoded by the coding sequence ATGCAAATACCTGAAATACCAGATTTAATTCATTATGCGATTCCTTTTTTTGTAGCTACTGTAATCTTAGAAATAGTACTTACTATTAAAGTTAAAATGCAGGAATACGAATATAAAGATGCAGGAACCTCAATTATTATGGGTTTAGGGAACGTATTTATAGGTTTATTTACAAAAGCACTTGTATTAAGTTTGTTTTATTTCTTTTATCAATTCAGAGTTTTTACCATTCCTTTTGCACTTTGGTCTTGGGTTGTTTTATTATTTGCTGAAGACTTCTGTTATTATTGGTTTCACAGAATTAGTCATGAAAGTAGGTTTTTTTGGGCTAGCCATGTTGTCCATCACTCTTCTAAAGAATATAATCTTAGCACAGCTTTAAGGCAAACTTGGTCTGGTAGTTTTTTTAGCTTTATTTTCTGGATTCCATTAGTTGTCATTGGTTTTCATCCAATTATGGTTTTGGTTCAGATGTCTGTAAGTTTAATCTACCAATACTGGATTCATACCAAATTAATTGATAAAATGCCAAGATGGTTTGAAGCCATTTTTAATACTCCCAGTCATCATAGAGTGCATCATGCAACAAATGCTCAGTATTTAGATAGAAATCATGCTGGAATATTTATTATCTGGGATAAATTATTCAACACTTACGAACCTGAGGTTGAAGAACCTGTCTATGGTTTGGTAGCCAATATAGATACATATAATCCTATTAAAGTAGCTTTTTTAGAGTGGTATCAAATGTTTAAAGATGCTTTTACAACTAAAACTTCTTTAAGGAATAGGCTTAATTACTTTATAAAACCTCCTGGATGGAAACATGATGGTTCTAGCATTTTATCATCTGACTTAAGAAAATCTTGGGAAGAAAAAAGAGATAAGTAA
- the ald gene encoding alanine dehydrogenase, which yields MIVGIPKEIKNNESRVGMTPAGVFALVKNNHTVYVQSTAGEGSGFFDEDYLEVGAEILPTIEDVYAKSEMIVKVKEPIASEYPLIKENQIVFTYFHFASSEPLTKAMIESKSICIAYETVEDSEGTLPLLTPMSEVAGRMSIQQGAKYLEKPVKGRGILLGGVPGVTPGKVLILGAGVVGVQAAKMAAGLGAHVTILDINMKRLRYVNDVLPNHVITGFSSEYSIRQHIKTHDLIVGGVLVKGGKAPKLITKDMLKEMRPGTVVVDVAVDQGGCFETTKATTHEEPTYIIDDVVHYCVANMPGAVPYTSTMALTNVTLSYILKLANLGWEKACETDESLAKGLNIVKGEITYKELEGIFE from the coding sequence ATGATAGTTGGTATTCCAAAAGAAATTAAAAATAACGAAAGTAGAGTAGGTATGACACCAGCAGGTGTTTTTGCCTTAGTAAAAAATAATCATACAGTCTATGTACAATCTACAGCTGGTGAAGGAAGTGGTTTTTTTGATGAAGATTACCTAGAAGTTGGAGCAGAAATTTTACCTACTATAGAAGATGTTTACGCTAAAAGCGAAATGATTGTAAAGGTAAAAGAGCCAATAGCTTCAGAATATCCTTTAATTAAAGAAAATCAAATTGTTTTTACTTATTTCCATTTTGCATCTAGTGAGCCTTTAACAAAGGCAATGATAGAAAGTAAGTCTATTTGTATTGCCTATGAAACTGTAGAAGATTCAGAGGGTACCTTACCATTATTAACACCAATGTCTGAAGTTGCAGGAAGAATGTCTATACAGCAAGGAGCAAAATATTTAGAAAAACCTGTGAAGGGTAGAGGGATTTTATTGGGTGGTGTTCCAGGTGTTACACCAGGTAAAGTGTTAATTTTAGGCGCAGGTGTTGTTGGAGTGCAAGCAGCAAAAATGGCAGCAGGTTTAGGTGCTCATGTTACCATTTTAGATATTAATATGAAACGTTTGCGTTATGTGAATGATGTATTACCAAATCATGTAATTACTGGTTTTTCTAGTGAGTATAGTATTCGTCAACATATCAAAACTCACGATTTAATAGTGGGTGGTGTTTTAGTTAAAGGAGGTAAAGCTCCAAAATTAATTACTAAAGATATGCTTAAAGAAATGAGGCCAGGTACTGTTGTTGTAGATGTAGCAGTAGATCAAGGTGGATGTTTTGAAACAACAAAAGCAACCACACATGAAGAGCCTACCTATATTATAGATGATGTAGTACACTATTGTGTCGCAAATATGCCAGGTGCTGTGCCTTACACATCAACTATGGCATTAACCAATGTAACTTTATCTTATATATTAAAATTGGCTAATTTAGGTTGGGAAAAGGCCTGTGAAACCGATGAAAGTTTAGCAAAAGGATTAAATATTGTAAAAGGTGAAATTACTTATAAAGAACTAGAAGGTATTTTTGAATAA